A stretch of Aedes aegypti strain LVP_AGWG chromosome 2, AaegL5.0 Primary Assembly, whole genome shotgun sequence DNA encodes these proteins:
- the LOC5569706 gene encoding TBC1 domain family member 15: MDNENAIEEIFIQHGVTLKKASASYISALDTIGVLLFGKYKKENLHYFEWKMSEPYEIMDTDSQDSDWSLVHTGKSSDDSANSEGDSQKSSRITIRVLFRDLKGIESHNTELRLYVQDGARKSLSVHSLYLFNHGSPRSFVDFLERKHFVSRSKHRKHFFHCMEETNSDKLQKSFSELNIEDIISQPAAGNYYSKIFANVHHTILSTARQQVRPRLSHSRENQDPEEDGEASSNGSENRVKSENVSKDERRKLAPRPEVHRGEPLDAKKWAEFHAANGAITDPNRVRDIIFRGGISDDIRAEVWKYLLGLDLWEHTAAEREARRSSKTQEYFLMKLQWQTITPIQEGNFTGYRERKCQIEKDVKRTDRTYEFFAGDNNPNLVKLQDILMTYVMYNFDLGYVQGMSDLLAPILCLFHKQAESFWCFVGFMQKVFNNFDIDQKGMKQQLENLRTLLAFVNEKLYKYLTDNQSENMYFCFRWLLVWFKREFCNADIMLLWEVLWTGLPCPNFHLFVCVAILDQEMDVFIDGNFTFTDILKHVNELSGNLNVTAILEQAESIYLQVKNTIETAKEPHVELRKIIGEEVSPAGTSGTSGSEEDDDSCMSIVNEKSLDDQEMAIQRKIDEACDLSMSFALF; the protein is encoded by the exons CTTCGAGTGGAAGATGTCGGAACCGTACGAAATTATGGACACCGACAGTCAGGACAGCGATTGGTCTTTGGTGCACACGGGGAAATCCTCGGACGACAGCGCCAACTCCGAAGGTGATTCTCAGAAGAGCTCCCGGATCACCATACGGGTCCTTTTCCGGGATCTTAAGGGCATCGAATCCCACAATACCGAACTCCGGTTGTATGTTCAGGATGGCGCGAGGAAAAGCCTTTCCGTTCATAGTCTCTATCTGTTCAATCATGGCTCCCCGCGCTCGTTTGTGGATTTCCTGGAGCGGAAGCATTTCGTGAGCAGAAGCAAACACCGGAAGCATTTCTTTCACTGCATGGAGGAAACCAATAGTGACAAACTGCAGAAGTCGTTCTCGGAGCTGAACATCGAGGACATCATAAGCCAACCGGCGGCAGGCAATTATTATAGCAAAATCTTTGCCAACGTGCATCACACGATCCTGTCAACGGCTAGGCAACAGGTCAGACCGCGCTTGTCTCATTCGCGAGAGAATCAGGATCCGGAAGAGGATGGGGAAGCGAGTAGCAACGGAAGTGAGAACCGTGTCAAGAGCGAGAACGTCAGCAAAGATGAGCGTCGAAAATTGGCGCCAAGACCGGAGGTGCATCGGGGAGAACCGCTGGACGCCAAGAAATGGGCAGAATTCCACGCTGCCAATGGAGCCATTACCGATCCGAACCGAGTTCGGGATATCATCTTCAGAGGG ggCATTTCCGACGACATCCGCGCCGAAGTGTGGAAATACCTGCTCGGTTTGGATCTTTGGGAGCACACCGCCGCCGAACGGGAGGCAAGGCGATCGAGCAAAACCCAGGAATACTTCCTCATGAAACTCCAGTGGCAAACGATCACTCCGATCCAGGAGGGCAACTTCACGGGCTATCGGGAGCGAAAGTGCCAAATCGAGAAGGACGTAAAACGAACCGACAGGACGTACGAATTCTTCGCCGGGGATAACAATCCGAATCTAGTTAAACTGCAGGACATTCTGATGACCTACGTGATGTACAATTTTGACCTGGGTTACGTCCAGGGGATGAGCGATCTCCTGGCGCCGATCTTGTGCCTGTTCCATAAACAAGCGGAAAGCTTCTGGTGCTTCGTCGGCTTCATGCAGAAGGTCTTCAACAACTTCGACATCGACCAGAAGGGAATGAAGCAACAGTTGGAGAATCTCCGAACTTTGCTGGCCTTCGTCAACGAGAAGCTCTACAAATACCTAACGGACAACCAGTCGGAGAACATGTACTTCTGCTTCCGGTGGCTTCTGGTCTGGTTCAAGCGGGAATTCTGCAATGCGGACATCATGCTGCTGTGGGAAGTGCTCTGGACAGGCTTGCCCTGTCCGAATTTCCACCTCTTCGTCTGCGTGGCCATTCTCGATCAGGAGATGGACGTTTTCATTGATGGCAACTTCACGTTCACCGACATCCTCAAACATGTCAACGAACTGTCCGGCAATCTGAACGTGACGGCCATCCTCGAGCAGGCGGAAAGCATCTACCTGCAGGTGAAGAACACGATCGAGACGGCCAAGGAGCCGCACGTCGAGCTGCGCAAAATCATCGGGGAGGAAGTGAGCCCGGCGGGAACCAGCGGAACCAGCGGCAGCGAGGAAGATGACGACAGCTGCATGTCCATTGTGAACGAAAAATCCTTGGACGATCAGGAAATGGCCATCCAGCGCAAGATTGACGAGGCGTGTGATTTGTCGATGAGCTTTGCGTTATTTTAG